One window from the genome of Thalassospira xiamenensis M-5 = DSM 17429 encodes:
- a CDS encoding electron transfer flavoprotein-ubiquinone oxidoreductase, translating into MERESMEFDVVVVGAGVSGLSAAIRLMQLAQEHEKEITVCVVEKGSEVGAHTLSGAVMEPRSMNELFPDWKERGAPLNVPAGKDEFLMLSETGGIKLPTPPQMHNKGNYIVSLGNVCRWMGEQAEAMGIEVYPGFAAAEVLFNEDGSVKGIATGDMGIQRDGTPGPNHEPGMELHAKYTFFAEGCRGSLSEQLIKKFDLRKNSDPQTYGIGIKELWEVDPEVHEEGKITHTTGWPLDKNTYGGSFLYHLDNNQVVVGFVIGLDYENPHLSPFDEFQRFKTHPKVRKIFEKGRRISYGARALNEGGFQSIPDLVFPGGCLIGCSAGFMNVPKIKGSHTAMKTGMLAAEAAFEALTAETPPASMESYPEKLKNSWVYPELHKVRNIRPSFAKWGFWGGMAYSAVDTYLLGGKAPWTFKNHADHACLKPAADMPKIDYPKPDGVVSFDKLSSVFLSNTNHEEDQPIHLMLKDASVPVNVNLAVYDGPEARFCPAGVYEFVADEDKGGKRLQINAQNCVHCKTCDIKDPTQNIVWVVPEGGGGPNYPNM; encoded by the coding sequence ATGGAACGCGAATCCATGGAATTTGACGTGGTTGTCGTCGGTGCCGGTGTATCCGGTCTGTCGGCTGCCATTCGACTGATGCAACTCGCCCAGGAACATGAAAAAGAAATCACCGTCTGTGTGGTGGAAAAAGGTTCCGAGGTCGGCGCGCATACGCTTTCGGGTGCGGTGATGGAACCGCGTTCGATGAACGAACTTTTCCCCGACTGGAAAGAACGCGGCGCACCGCTGAATGTCCCCGCTGGCAAGGACGAGTTCCTGATGCTGAGCGAAACCGGCGGTATCAAGCTCCCCACCCCGCCGCAAATGCATAACAAGGGCAACTATATCGTCAGCCTCGGCAATGTGTGCCGCTGGATGGGCGAACAGGCCGAAGCCATGGGGATCGAAGTTTATCCCGGCTTTGCCGCCGCCGAAGTCCTGTTTAACGAAGACGGCTCGGTCAAGGGGATCGCGACCGGCGATATGGGCATCCAGCGCGATGGCACGCCCGGCCCGAACCACGAACCGGGCATGGAACTGCATGCGAAATACACCTTCTTTGCCGAAGGCTGCCGTGGATCGCTTTCCGAACAGCTGATCAAAAAATTCGATCTTCGCAAAAATTCCGATCCGCAAACCTATGGCATCGGGATCAAGGAACTGTGGGAAGTTGATCCCGAAGTTCACGAAGAAGGCAAAATCACCCACACCACCGGCTGGCCGCTCGATAAAAACACCTATGGCGGGTCGTTCCTGTATCACCTTGATAACAATCAGGTCGTGGTCGGCTTCGTGATCGGGCTTGATTACGAAAACCCGCATCTCAGCCCGTTTGACGAATTCCAGCGGTTCAAAACCCATCCGAAAGTCCGCAAGATTTTCGAAAAGGGCCGCCGCATTTCATACGGTGCGCGTGCGCTGAACGAAGGCGGTTTTCAATCGATCCCCGATCTGGTCTTCCCCGGTGGCTGTCTGATCGGCTGTTCGGCCGGTTTCATGAATGTGCCGAAAATCAAGGGTTCGCACACCGCGATGAAGACCGGCATGCTCGCCGCCGAAGCCGCGTTCGAGGCGCTAACTGCCGAAACACCACCCGCCTCGATGGAAAGCTACCCGGAAAAGCTTAAAAACAGCTGGGTCTATCCCGAACTGCACAAGGTCCGCAACATCCGCCCAAGCTTCGCCAAATGGGGCTTCTGGGGCGGCATGGCCTATAGTGCGGTCGATACCTATCTGTTGGGCGGCAAGGCCCCCTGGACCTTCAAGAACCATGCGGACCATGCCTGCCTGAAACCGGCGGCCGACATGCCGAAAATCGACTATCCGAAACCGGATGGCGTGGTCAGCTTCGACAAGCTGTCTTCGGTGTTCCTGTCAAACACCAACCACGAAGAAGATCAGCCGATCCATCTGATGCTCAAGGATGCCAGCGTGCCGGTGAACGTCAATCTTGCGGTCTATGACGGGCCCGAAGCCCGCTTCTGCCCGGCTGGCGTTTACGAATTTGTCGCGGACGAGGACAAAGGCGGCAAACGCCTGCAAATCAACGCGCAGAACTGCGTGCATTGCAAGACGTGTGACATCAAGGACCCGACCCAGAACATCGTCTGGGTAGTACCCGAAGGGGGCGGTGGCCCGAACTATCCCAATATGTAA
- a CDS encoding aldehyde dehydrogenase family protein, which yields MSSDSKLMARDYHKAMAPFFGSDEIGSWVNGAMMPGRGDMFDLIDPATGKAFVTLKDAGAEVVDAAMKAASAGQKVWWGMTAAERGRILWRIGQQVRDHLDQLALLETVSAGKPIRDTKVEVLKVAEMFEYYAGWADKLHGDVIPVPTSHLNYTRPEPYGVVTQITPWNAPIFTAGWQLAPALCTGNAAVLKPSEMTPLTSLALGVLSKKAGLPDGVITVLTGLGTTTGVAATTHDVTRKVVFVGSPRTGAIIAAQAAQNIVPCVLELGGKSANIVFGDADLKRAVLGAQAAIFSGAGQSCVAGSRLLVQRNVVDRFLDMLVDGANRIPVGDPMDSATQIGPINNDAQYQTVRRLVAAGQKEGAELLAGGVRPDGYEEGYFLRPTVLGNVRNEMAIAREEIFGPVVSVIPFDDEAEAVAIANDSKFGLAGAVWTQSVDRAHRVAANVRAGTFWINSYKTINVMSPFGGFGASGYGRSSGKEGLMEYMQPKSVWTETAANPPAAFGYAPE from the coding sequence ATGAGCAGCGATAGCAAACTGATGGCGCGTGACTATCACAAGGCCATGGCGCCGTTTTTTGGCAGCGATGAGATCGGAAGCTGGGTCAATGGGGCGATGATGCCCGGACGTGGCGATATGTTCGACCTGATTGATCCGGCGACCGGCAAGGCGTTTGTGACGCTTAAGGATGCTGGGGCGGAGGTTGTCGATGCGGCAATGAAGGCGGCCAGTGCCGGGCAGAAAGTCTGGTGGGGCATGACGGCGGCCGAACGTGGCCGCATCCTTTGGCGGATCGGGCAGCAGGTGCGTGATCACCTTGATCAGTTGGCGTTGCTGGAAACCGTGAGCGCGGGCAAGCCGATCCGCGATACAAAGGTCGAGGTGCTTAAAGTTGCCGAGATGTTTGAATATTACGCCGGTTGGGCCGACAAGTTGCATGGTGATGTGATCCCGGTGCCGACCAGCCATCTGAACTATACCCGGCCCGAGCCGTATGGCGTGGTGACACAGATTACGCCGTGGAACGCGCCGATCTTTACCGCCGGATGGCAGTTGGCCCCGGCCCTTTGCACCGGCAATGCGGCGGTTCTGAAACCATCGGAAATGACGCCGTTGACCTCGTTGGCCCTTGGGGTTCTGTCGAAAAAGGCCGGATTGCCCGATGGGGTGATTACGGTTCTGACCGGGCTTGGCACCACGACCGGGGTTGCGGCGACCACCCATGACGTGACACGCAAGGTGGTGTTTGTCGGATCGCCGCGCACCGGGGCGATTATTGCCGCACAGGCGGCCCAGAATATCGTGCCCTGCGTGCTGGAGCTTGGCGGCAAGTCGGCCAATATCGTGTTTGGCGATGCCGACCTTAAACGGGCGGTGCTGGGCGCACAGGCCGCAATATTCAGCGGGGCGGGGCAAAGCTGTGTCGCGGGATCGCGGTTGCTGGTGCAGCGTAATGTGGTTGACCGTTTCCTTGATATGCTGGTCGATGGGGCCAATCGCATTCCGGTCGGCGATCCGATGGATAGCGCAACCCAGATCGGCCCGATCAACAATGACGCGCAATATCAGACGGTGCGCCGGTTGGTGGCAGCAGGCCAGAAAGAAGGCGCGGAACTGCTGGCCGGGGGCGTTCGCCCGGATGGGTATGAGGAGGGTTATTTCCTGCGTCCGACGGTGTTGGGCAATGTGCGCAATGAGATGGCGATTGCGCGCGAGGAAATCTTTGGCCCGGTGGTTTCCGTCATCCCGTTTGACGATGAGGCCGAGGCGGTTGCGATTGCCAATGACAGCAAATTTGGTCTGGCCGGGGCGGTGTGGACGCAATCGGTGGACCGGGCGCACCGGGTGGCGGCGAATGTCCGGGCCGGGACGTTCTGGATCAACAGTTACAAGACGATCAATGTCATGTCGCCGTTTGGCGGATTTGGTGCCAGTGGCTATGGAAGGTCGAGCGGCAAGGAAGGCTTGATGGAATATATGCAGCCCAAAAGTGTCTGGACCGAAACGGCGGCCAATCCGCCCGCCGCATTTGGTTATGCCCCGGAATAG
- a CDS encoding NAD(P)-dependent oxidoreductase, producing MSNPETGTTGVVGLGNMGLGMARTLLRDGFSVIGFDVSMECQAKAAASGVTIVAGLSELFEACPTIILSLPTANHVRKVLGGDEGLGGRDIDPRLVIDTTTSEPDVTRELDAVLRMQGHILIDAPVSGGPAGANSGNLTMMVGGGDADVARAMPVLNSLGGKITHVGPVGAGHAVKIVNNMLVASHLLTMSEAVRLGNAAGVTTENLIAALNAGSGRSAISEVNYPKWVMNGAFDSGFTMGLMRKDVRLAMALAKDKKVAMPVSELAGQIWAASEELLSDNADFNRITECDPTHAGAKS from the coding sequence GTGAGTAATCCAGAAACCGGCACCACTGGTGTCGTTGGTCTTGGCAATATGGGGTTGGGCATGGCGCGCACCCTGTTGCGGGATGGTTTTTCGGTCATCGGGTTTGATGTTTCGATGGAATGCCAGGCCAAGGCCGCCGCATCGGGGGTGACGATTGTCGCCGGACTGTCCGAATTGTTTGAGGCGTGCCCGACGATCATCCTGTCATTGCCGACGGCAAACCATGTGCGCAAGGTTCTTGGCGGTGATGAGGGCCTTGGCGGACGCGATATCGATCCGCGATTGGTGATTGATACCACCACGTCCGAGCCCGATGTGACCCGCGAACTTGATGCGGTGCTGCGCATGCAGGGGCATATCCTGATTGATGCCCCGGTCAGTGGCGGCCCGGCCGGTGCCAATAGCGGCAATCTGACCATGATGGTTGGCGGCGGGGATGCCGATGTGGCGCGTGCGATGCCGGTTCTGAATTCACTGGGCGGGAAGATTACCCATGTCGGGCCGGTGGGGGCGGGTCATGCTGTCAAGATCGTTAACAACATGCTGGTGGCAAGTCACCTTCTGACCATGAGCGAGGCGGTGCGGCTTGGCAATGCGGCGGGGGTAACCACCGAAAACCTGATCGCGGCCCTGAATGCCGGATCGGGCCGCAGTGCGATCAGCGAGGTCAATTATCCGAAATGGGTGATGAACGGGGCCTTTGACAGCGGCTTTACCATGGGATTGATGCGAAAGGATGTGCGCCTTGCCATGGCGTTGGCCAAGGACAAGAAGGTTGCGATGCCGGTTTCGGAACTGGCGGGGCAGATCTGGGCGGCGAGCGAGGAACTGCTGTCTGACAATGCCGATTTCAACCGTATCACCGAATGCGACCCGACCCATGCAGGAGCCAAATCATGA
- a CDS encoding LysR family transcriptional regulator has protein sequence MKIDDKPLRYFLAVFEAGSIRTAAENLRIAPSAISRQIAALEAHLETLLMERTKRGIIFTESGHMVAAHARRRFEMDEAFSVDLAAARGAIAGTVRIATGEGFVVDLVNHVVRPLRDEFPDIRLEIDVAGTEKITHGILRDDYDMGLVFNPPRNPDLELLAEDHAPLCALVPPGFDLAKKESCTLSDTLNYPAALLNPHFGVAKLLANVDQGNRLARDAFLTADSINVAVHFVLSGGGITFLPAFAVSRQLRRGEVVAIPMTDPFLARVPSHLLVRKGRPKTAAVRAVTGMIRDRMEAFGSAWYPEEHA, from the coding sequence ATGAAGATCGACGACAAGCCGCTGCGTTATTTCCTTGCCGTGTTCGAGGCCGGATCCATCCGCACCGCGGCCGAAAATCTGCGCATCGCCCCATCCGCGATCAGCCGCCAGATCGCCGCCCTCGAAGCCCATCTTGAAACGCTTCTGATGGAACGCACCAAACGCGGCATCATCTTTACGGAATCGGGCCATATGGTTGCCGCCCATGCCAGACGCCGCTTTGAAATGGACGAAGCCTTTTCGGTCGATCTGGCGGCTGCGCGCGGTGCCATTGCCGGAACCGTCCGCATTGCGACGGGCGAGGGCTTTGTGGTTGATCTGGTCAATCACGTTGTCCGCCCGCTTCGCGATGAATTCCCTGATATCCGCCTTGAAATCGATGTCGCGGGCACCGAAAAAATCACCCACGGCATCCTGCGCGATGATTACGATATGGGGCTTGTATTCAACCCGCCGCGCAATCCCGATCTGGAATTGCTGGCCGAGGATCACGCACCGCTTTGCGCCCTTGTCCCGCCGGGATTTGATCTGGCGAAAAAGGAAAGCTGCACGCTTTCCGATACGCTGAATTACCCGGCGGCCTTGCTTAACCCGCATTTTGGCGTTGCCAAACTTCTGGCCAATGTCGATCAGGGCAACCGGCTGGCCCGCGATGCGTTCCTGACCGCCGATTCGATCAATGTCGCGGTGCATTTCGTGCTGTCAGGCGGCGGCATCACCTTTCTTCCGGCCTTTGCCGTATCGCGACAATTACGCAGGGGCGAGGTGGTTGCGATCCCGATGACCGACCCTTTTCTCGCCCGTGTTCCATCCCATCTTCTGGTGCGCAAGGGACGCCCGAAAACCGCCGCTGTTCGGGCGGTTACCGGCATGATCCGCGACCGGATGGAAGCCTTCGGCTCCGCCTGGTATCCCGAAGAACACGCATAG